GAGACTTTATTCCGTTTGCGTGGTATAGAATTGCGCTTGGCGTACTTTTGCTGGTATTGTTTGGGGTTGGGGTTATTTCGTAAAAGGAAATAATAAAAGACAAAAAAGCGCTGATTTACGTCAGCGCTTTTTTATTTGTATTTGTTGGCGTTGCACTATGCAAACCTCAATCGTTCAACCCCAACTTCTCCAATTCTTTCAGCGACATTGTCAGAATTGCAGACATAAATTTCTTCTTTGCGTTTTGGTTGTATTCCAAGTAATTCAGAAGCACGGTGGTTGAGATAATATCTTTGGTCAGTATTCGACGAAGTTTTGTCCAACTGCAATCGTTTGCGTAAAAATCCAAAATTTTGTTTAGACTTTCATTTTCTATTGTCGGGTTATCACGGCAATCTTTTTCTGCTTCTAATTCCAACTGGCTTTTTTCGGCAAGTTTTTTGAAAATGCTTTCTCTGACGTAGTGTTCACAATATTGAATATCAACAAACTTTTTTATTTTGTTGCAAAAATATTTAACTTCTCTAAAAGAAGCGCCACGGTACTGACAGTCGGTGCAATCGCCTTCTTTCACGTTTTTTTGTTCATTTTCCAATATTATTCCATTCTGTAAATACTTATTATTGTAGTATCGTCAAATCTGTCGGTTGTCTTTCTGAAACCGTTCACATCTTCGCAAATTGCGGTTGTAGCATCCTGTGAACTGCTGTATTTTCGCTCGGTAAGTTTTTGACGCAAACGCTTGGACGTGTAAAATTTCTTCTGTTTGTTTTGTGTATCGGTAACGCCGTCTGTGTATAAAAACAGCAACTCGCCCTTTTCGATAACACAGGATTGCGCCGAAAAATTCGCCGATTCGCAAATTCCTATCGCAGGACTTGTCGGTTTTAATTCCGCTCGTATTTCACTGTCGGCAGAAAGCAAAAATCCGGGAGTATGCCCTGCGTTTATGTATTCAAAAACGCCATTATGCGGGTTCAGAACTCCGAAAAGAAGCGTGGTAAACATAAAACGCCCCTTGTTTTTCTCGTTGTATTCGGCAACGTAGTCGTTTGTCGGAAGAACGGATTTGAGCGGAGTGTCGCCGTTCTGAGAGCAGTTGTCGGTCAAAACTTCCAAAAGGGTTTTGGTTAGCGCCATAAAAAGCGCGCTCGAAACGTCTTTTCCGCTGACATCTGCAATAAGTATAACAATTTTATCATCACTGAGGCGATAAATGTCGTAAAAATCGCCAGAAACTTCTCTTGCGGGCTCATACACAGCGGCAATGTTGAAACCGTCGGGTTGATATATGGTTTTCGGCAGGAAACTTCTTTGAATGTCGCTACCGAGTTCTAATTCGTGTCTTACGCTTTCGAGTTCGCGGTGCTCTCGTTTTTGTACTTCTTTTTGGCGGCGCAGAAGTTGCTCGGTATGAATGGTTTCCGAAGTCAATTTGCCCAGAATTTCAAACGTACTGCAATCGCAATCTAAACGGCTGTCCAAAACAAAATACAAAACGCCAAATTTGTTGCTACGGAAATAAAGCGGCTCTGTAACAATCACAAATGGCTTTTTAGCGCTGTCCAAAACCAACTGCGGTAAAATGCCGTTTGCAGTGTCGGGGGCGACATTCACCCGTTTCCCGTTTTTTACTGCAAGAACAAGCTGCGTCTTGGCAAACGTACTTATGGACGACTGTTTATATTGCACAAAAAAGAAAGTGGAAAATCCGAGTTCGGGAAATCTTTTCGCCATAACATCCAAAATTCCTTCATAACATTCTGCGTTGGAAATTTCAAGTTTAAACTCGAACATCGCAAGGAAATCGGCTCTTGTTTTGAGTTGTTTTGCGCTCTCATATTGATTAAGCATATCAAATCTCAAATCACCCGCGCGCGACAAAAGCATATCGGCGTAAGCAAATCTTTCGCGGGTAAGGTGCGCAATGGCATAATACCAAAAAACGCGAAATATTTGCGAAAGCTTTGTAAGTTTGCTTCCTTTCATAACCGTGTCGCGAAATTCCTTACGTATATATTTTAAAAACATTTCATTTTCTTGGGTATTTACGTCGTCGCAGAATGAATAGGTTAAGCCGCGAAGTTGCTCTTTATCGAAACTTCCCGCCTCGTGCGTGTTCAGGAAAAACTCCAAAACTTTATTGTACAAGTCTTCTTTTGACAATTTTTCTTTTGTAAGAACGGAAGTCAGCAGGGCTTTTCGGACGCGCCCTTTCGGAATATCGTAATCAAAAAAGCAGCCGCAAGAATGGCGTTTTACAAGTTCTGTGCGAAGCATTACGCCTTGCGAAATGTCTTTTCCGTCGAGTTTTTCCAAAAGCATTATAAGCGCTTCTTCACCGAGGCGGCGCAACGGCTGGTCAACGGAAGTCAGCGGCGGAAATGCGCATTTGCCTTCGTTTGTGTTGTCAAATCCTACAACCAAAACGTCCTGAGGAACGCTCAAACCGAGTTCTTTAAGAGTTTCCATAACACCGAAAGCCGTTTCGTCGTCAATACATACAATAGCATCGTACGGAATTTTTCCTCCGTTTGCTTTTGCTATTTTTAATACTGCGTCCGAACCTGATTTTCTGTCGAAATTTCCGGAAAAAATGCTTTCTTGCGGAAGTGATAGTCCGCGCAAATTCAATGTTTCCGTAAAAGTGTTGAGACGCTCGGCTACTTCCGAATTATTTTCAGGACCGCTTACAAACGCAAAATTACTGCATTTGTGTTCTTCTGTCAGGTGGATTGCCAACTGCATCATCCCACTGCGGTTATCTATGGTTGCCGCGGGAATTTCACTCGACAAAGGAAGTATGGACACTATCGGAATGTCGCCGTAGCCCGAAATAAATTTGTCGATTTTTTCTTTCGATATATAACTGCAAAGCGAACCGCTTATTATTATTCCGTCGAT
This sequence is a window from Chitinivibrionia bacterium. Protein-coding genes within it:
- a CDS encoding SpoIIE family protein phosphatase, which produces MKKIDKAEKTIAVLIESLDGYYQSGVWNGIKKVSQERNVNVVALLGGSLEVSPSDQYEPNRNVLYEIPKFASIDGIIISGSLCSYISKEKIDKFISGYGDIPIVSILPLSSEIPAATIDNRSGMMQLAIHLTEEHKCSNFAFVSGPENNSEVAERLNTFTETLNLRGLSLPQESIFSGNFDRKSGSDAVLKIAKANGGKIPYDAIVCIDDETAFGVMETLKELGLSVPQDVLVVGFDNTNEGKCAFPPLTSVDQPLRRLGEEALIMLLEKLDGKDISQGVMLRTELVKRHSCGCFFDYDIPKGRVRKALLTSVLTKEKLSKEDLYNKVLEFFLNTHEAGSFDKEQLRGLTYSFCDDVNTQENEMFLKYIRKEFRDTVMKGSKLTKLSQIFRVFWYYAIAHLTRERFAYADMLLSRAGDLRFDMLNQYESAKQLKTRADFLAMFEFKLEISNAECYEGILDVMAKRFPELGFSTFFFVQYKQSSISTFAKTQLVLAVKNGKRVNVAPDTANGILPQLVLDSAKKPFVIVTEPLYFRSNKFGVLYFVLDSRLDCDCSTFEILGKLTSETIHTEQLLRRQKEVQKREHRELESVRHELELGSDIQRSFLPKTIYQPDGFNIAAVYEPAREVSGDFYDIYRLSDDKIVILIADVSGKDVSSALFMALTKTLLEVLTDNCSQNGDTPLKSVLPTNDYVAEYNEKNKGRFMFTTLLFGVLNPHNGVFEYINAGHTPGFLLSADSEIRAELKPTSPAIGICESANFSAQSCVIEKGELLFLYTDGVTDTQNKQKKFYTSKRLRQKLTERKYSSSQDATTAICEDVNGFRKTTDRFDDTTIISIYRME